In a single window of the Pandoraea pulmonicola genome:
- a CDS encoding MarR family winged helix-turn-helix transcriptional regulator, producing the protein MKVSDSTQRFGFLVADIQRLFGRRFEQFAQRTLPMTRAQCRLLVYLADNRGASQTVLADILETPPPTLARMLECMEEAGWVRRRPDARDPRIERLFVTRAAAAQLEIARALSDEVRNEALHGLTAFETVQLTQLLQKVRRNLTNVVPTPLDTVVPAALRRAREDARHGRPLGHALKHGDGDSGNDDGSDEDSDGSNNGGDAAGGSLSEYTDLRPR; encoded by the coding sequence ATGAAAGTGTCCGATTCCACCCAACGTTTCGGCTTTCTCGTGGCAGACATCCAACGTCTGTTCGGGCGCCGCTTCGAACAGTTCGCACAACGCACGCTGCCGATGACGCGTGCGCAGTGCCGTCTGCTCGTCTACCTCGCCGACAATCGCGGCGCGAGCCAGACCGTGCTGGCCGACATTCTGGAAACCCCACCGCCAACGCTCGCCCGCATGCTCGAGTGCATGGAGGAAGCGGGCTGGGTGCGACGCCGTCCCGACGCGCGCGACCCGCGCATCGAACGTCTGTTCGTTACGCGCGCGGCGGCGGCGCAGCTGGAGATCGCTCGCGCACTTTCCGACGAGGTTCGCAACGAGGCGCTGCACGGGCTGACGGCATTCGAAACGGTGCAACTCACGCAGTTGCTGCAGAAGGTGCGTCGCAACCTCACCAACGTCGTCCCCACACCGCTCGACACCGTAGTGCCTGCGGCGCTGCGTCGCGCCCGCGAGGACGCGCGACACGGGCGTCCGTTGGGCCATGCGCTGAAACACGGCGACGGCGATAGCGGCAATGACGACGGTAGCGACGAAGACAGCGACGGCAGCAACAACGGTGGAGATGCTGCAGGCGGCAGCCTGTCGGAATACACCGACTTGCGGCCGCGGTAG
- a CDS encoding dodecin, translating to MSDHVYKQIELTGSSTKSIDDAVKCAIERASKTLRNLNWFEITETRGHIEDGKVAHWQVTLKVGMRLED from the coding sequence ATGAGCGATCACGTGTACAAGCAGATCGAGCTGACGGGCTCGTCGACGAAGTCCATCGACGACGCCGTCAAATGCGCCATCGAGCGCGCGAGCAAGACGTTGCGCAACCTGAACTGGTTCGAAATCACCGAAACGCGCGGCCATATCGAAGACGGCAAGGTCGCTCACTGGCAAGTCACGCTCAAGGTCGGCATGCGTCTCGAAGACTGA